A stretch of Nonomuraea africana DNA encodes these proteins:
- a CDS encoding isochorismatase family protein, protein MLLLIDVQRNMLEPPLPVPAWQDVSAAIATLLERARAAGEPVAWVRNNGGPDDPDAPGTTGWELVHEPAAGEPVIDKSVPDSFANTDLGDLLPPASHLVVAGMQSEWCVRETSLTALALGHEVTLVRGAHATYDDPRPAHEISLAVEKELSEAGARVVEVDEVTF, encoded by the coding sequence ATGCTTCTCCTCATCGACGTCCAGCGGAACATGCTGGAGCCGCCCCTCCCCGTGCCCGCGTGGCAGGACGTGTCCGCGGCCATCGCCACCCTGCTCGAACGCGCCCGCGCCGCGGGCGAGCCGGTGGCGTGGGTCCGCAACAACGGCGGCCCCGACGATCCCGACGCCCCGGGCACCACGGGCTGGGAACTGGTGCACGAGCCCGCGGCCGGTGAGCCGGTCATCGACAAGTCGGTCCCCGACTCCTTCGCCAACACCGACCTGGGCGACCTGCTGCCACCCGCCAGCCACCTGGTCGTGGCGGGCATGCAGAGCGAGTGGTGCGTGCGCGAGACGTCGCTCACCGCGCTGGCCCTCGGCCACGAGGTCACGCTCGTGCGCGGGGCCCACGCCACCTACGACGACCCGCGTCCGGCCCACGAGATCTCCCTCGCGGTCGAGAAGGAGCTGTCCGAGGCCGGCGCCCGCGTCGTCGAGGTCGACGAGGTCACCTTCTAG
- a CDS encoding alpha/beta fold hydrolase: MAAYRIEQDTLLHGLPRFSLGSGEPLIVLRGFGVNHANPKGMERPLELKIVRPLAERLRVHAVTRAPGMRPGTTMAEIAAQHAEALMAEFGEPVNVLGLSSGGSVALQLAADHPHTVRKLVVAGAGHRLTDLTRQVQRRYTEVAATGRRSLHLLAPLMTGSRLGRLALTPGLWLMDPLMRATDPADPLAFARAEDSFSIGDRLADITAPALLINGEKDLAYTPEIFRETAEGIPDCRHIVYPGASHMGSFTHPRFAADVADFVLS, from the coding sequence ATGGCTGCCTACCGCATCGAGCAGGACACGCTCCTCCACGGACTGCCCCGTTTCTCGCTCGGGTCGGGCGAGCCGCTGATCGTCCTGCGCGGGTTCGGCGTCAACCACGCCAACCCGAAGGGGATGGAGCGGCCGCTGGAGCTCAAGATCGTCCGCCCGCTCGCCGAACGCCTCAGGGTCCATGCGGTCACCAGGGCGCCCGGCATGCGCCCCGGCACCACGATGGCCGAGATCGCCGCCCAGCACGCCGAGGCACTCATGGCGGAGTTCGGCGAACCGGTGAACGTCCTCGGCCTGTCCTCGGGCGGCTCCGTGGCGCTGCAACTGGCCGCCGACCATCCCCACACCGTCCGCAAGCTGGTCGTGGCAGGCGCGGGTCACCGGCTCACCGACCTGACGCGGCAGGTACAGCGGCGCTACACCGAGGTGGCCGCGACAGGGCGGCGTAGCCTGCATCTGCTCGCGCCGCTGATGACCGGGTCGCGGCTCGGCCGGCTCGCCCTGACCCCCGGGCTCTGGCTGATGGACCCGCTGATGCGCGCGACCGACCCCGCCGATCCGCTCGCCTTCGCCAGGGCGGAAGACTCCTTCTCCATCGGCGACCGCCTGGCCGACATCACCGCGCCCGCCCTTCTCATCAACGGGGAGAAGGATCTCGCCTACACTCCCGAGATCTTCCGCGAGACGGCCGAGGGAATCCCCGACTGCCGCCACATCGTCTATCCGGGCGCCAGTCACATGGGCAGCTTCACCCACCCGCGCTTCGCCGCCGACGTCGCCGACTTCGTGCTGAGCTGA
- a CDS encoding low temperature requirement protein A: MSSEILRSRSNVGGRVAPIELFFDLVYVFAITQLSHLLLEHLDLQGVGLTLILALAVWWAWMYTTWSTNYLQPDHPSMRLTLVGVMVGGLVMAAALPHAFGEHALWFAGGYVLIQVGRTIAVTVLSRGTTLQTVFIRVLVWLVMSAVLWIAGALVGGTAQIVLWLAALVVEYAAPAIGYPTPFLPRSVTTDWTIDGSHMAERCQLFVIIALGESVLVTGATLAGHDFTPGAVAAFVVSFLGSVALWWVYFDRTAEAAAEAIAASDDPGRLGRSAYTYIHIPMVLGIIVSAVGDELVIAHPGGHTSLATALTVLGGPALFLVGHAMFKRAVFGYVPLNRVAAVAALAALGVLALVAPPLVISTAAMLVVWGVAIWDSALFRRLQNAA, encoded by the coding sequence GTGTCGAGCGAGATCCTGAGGTCCCGGAGCAACGTGGGCGGCAGGGTCGCGCCGATCGAGCTCTTCTTCGACCTCGTCTACGTCTTCGCGATCACCCAGCTCTCCCACCTGCTGCTGGAGCATCTCGACCTCCAGGGCGTGGGCCTGACGCTGATCCTGGCGCTGGCCGTGTGGTGGGCGTGGATGTACACCACGTGGAGCACGAACTACCTGCAGCCCGACCACCCCTCGATGCGGCTCACGCTCGTCGGCGTGATGGTCGGCGGGCTGGTGATGGCAGCGGCGCTGCCGCACGCCTTCGGCGAGCACGCCCTGTGGTTCGCCGGCGGTTACGTGCTGATCCAGGTGGGGCGCACGATCGCGGTCACGGTCCTGTCCAGGGGCACCACGCTGCAGACCGTCTTCATCAGGGTCCTGGTCTGGCTGGTGATGTCGGCCGTGCTGTGGATCGCCGGCGCCCTGGTCGGCGGCACCGCTCAGATCGTGCTGTGGCTGGCCGCCCTGGTGGTCGAGTACGCCGCGCCCGCCATCGGCTACCCCACGCCGTTCCTGCCCAGGAGCGTCACGACCGACTGGACGATCGACGGCTCGCACATGGCCGAGCGCTGCCAGCTGTTCGTCATCATCGCCCTCGGCGAGTCCGTGCTGGTCACCGGGGCGACGCTGGCGGGACACGACTTCACCCCGGGAGCCGTCGCCGCCTTCGTGGTCTCCTTCCTCGGCAGCGTGGCGCTGTGGTGGGTGTACTTCGACCGCACCGCCGAGGCCGCCGCCGAGGCCATCGCCGCCTCCGACGACCCCGGACGGCTCGGCCGCTCCGCCTACACCTACATCCACATCCCCATGGTGCTCGGCATCATCGTCTCGGCGGTCGGCGACGAGCTGGTGATCGCCCATCCCGGCGGGCACACGAGTCTGGCCACGGCGCTGACCGTGCTGGGCGGCCCCGCGCTGTTCCTCGTCGGGCACGCGATGTTCAAGCGGGCGGTGTTCGGCTACGTGCCCCTCAACCGCGTGGCGGCCGTGGCCGCGTTGGCGGCGCTGGGAGTGCTCGCGCTGGTCGCGCCGCCGCTGGTGATCAGCACGGCGGCGATGCTGGTGGTCTGGGGCGTCGCGATCTGGGACTCGGCCCTGTTCCGCAGGCTCCAGAACGCCGCCTGA
- a CDS encoding phosphotransferase enzyme family protein, whose product MIYANIPLTPAIRRAVTATWGTPDDEGVRLHGGEESAAYLLGGHVVRVGPEWRTTAAAEWCHAIARRAADALPEAVAPVPTPAGGTVIRVDGRPVSLWPYVEGAWPGSDLPDQRVQGARLLAGLHAALADVRPGPRPVPAFQEEGLYGTPSASPEEGRYGTPPADTSELADPALDLWLAAFHREHPRRHPLHGDFYPGNTLARNGTLVAVLDWDEAFVGAPEVELAAAAFEWGDDDLGQSKEFVDAYLEAGGTAAPLTEEELVQLIRHKLRREFAYFQQAVASGVVHDAEDLDYHELRVALFHELAG is encoded by the coding sequence ATGATCTACGCGAACATCCCTCTCACTCCGGCGATCCGCCGGGCCGTCACCGCCACCTGGGGAACACCCGACGACGAGGGCGTGCGCCTGCACGGTGGAGAGGAATCCGCAGCCTACCTCCTGGGCGGGCATGTCGTGCGCGTGGGCCCCGAGTGGCGCACCACCGCGGCGGCCGAGTGGTGCCACGCCATCGCCCGCCGGGCCGCCGACGCGCTGCCCGAGGCGGTGGCGCCCGTTCCCACTCCGGCCGGCGGCACCGTGATCCGGGTCGACGGCCGGCCGGTCTCGCTGTGGCCGTACGTCGAGGGCGCGTGGCCCGGCTCGGACCTGCCCGACCAGCGCGTCCAGGGCGCGCGCCTGCTGGCCGGGCTGCACGCCGCGCTGGCCGACGTCCGCCCGGGCCCGCGCCCGGTGCCCGCCTTCCAGGAAGAGGGCCTGTACGGCACGCCGTCCGCTTCCCCGGAGGAGGGCCGGTACGGCACGCCCCCCGCCGACACCTCAGAACTGGCCGATCCCGCGCTGGACCTCTGGCTTGCCGCCTTCCACCGGGAGCACCCCCGCCGCCACCCCCTTCACGGCGACTTCTACCCCGGCAACACCCTCGCGAGGAACGGCACGCTCGTCGCCGTGCTCGACTGGGACGAGGCGTTCGTCGGCGCTCCCGAGGTCGAGCTGGCCGCCGCCGCCTTCGAATGGGGCGACGACGACCTGGGCCAGAGCAAGGAGTTCGTCGACGCCTACCTGGAGGCGGGCGGCACCGCGGCCCCGCTGACGGAGGAGGAGCTGGTCCAGCTGATCAGGCACAAGTTGCGCAGGGAGTTCGCCTACTTCCAGCAGGCCGTCGCCTCGGGCGTGGTCCATGACGCGGAGGACCTCGACTATCACGAGCTCCGCGTGGCGCTCTTCCACGAGCTGGCCGGTTGA
- a CDS encoding acyl-CoA desaturase: MTDVPVTVEARGSDFARLARKINQAGLLDRRPLYYTVRLGLVGTAFVAGWVAFALVGDSWWTLLVAFVSAVTFAQVALVAHDLAHRQVFRNRRPSEIAGRTVGNLLIGMGYGWWTDKHTRHHANPNHEDHDPDVSPAVIVWSVEQAERVKGLPRFVARSQAWLFFPLLTLEGWHLHVASFKALAKGSMRHRALEGALLVLHFVWFFGLIFTVLPFGKALAFALVHQAVFGVYLGCTFAPNHKGMPILTKEDELDFLRKQVLTSRNVRGGWIVDVALGGLNYQIEHHLFPNMPTPNLRKAKPIVMAHCAELGVAYLESGLVSSYGQALRHLHEVGRPLREAGA; the protein is encoded by the coding sequence GTGACCGACGTACCTGTCACCGTCGAAGCCCGAGGCAGCGACTTCGCCCGACTGGCACGCAAGATCAACCAAGCCGGACTGCTTGACAGACGGCCCCTCTACTACACAGTCCGCCTGGGTCTGGTGGGCACCGCCTTCGTTGCAGGATGGGTGGCGTTCGCGCTGGTGGGTGATTCGTGGTGGACGCTGCTCGTGGCCTTCGTGTCAGCTGTCACCTTCGCCCAGGTGGCCCTCGTCGCCCACGATCTGGCGCACCGGCAGGTGTTCCGCAACCGCAGACCGAGTGAGATAGCCGGTCGGACGGTGGGCAACCTGCTCATCGGCATGGGCTACGGCTGGTGGACCGACAAGCACACCCGGCATCACGCCAATCCCAACCACGAGGACCACGATCCCGACGTCTCGCCCGCGGTGATCGTCTGGTCGGTTGAGCAGGCGGAGCGGGTGAAAGGACTGCCGAGGTTCGTCGCCCGCAGCCAGGCGTGGCTGTTCTTCCCCCTGCTGACGCTGGAGGGCTGGCACCTGCACGTGGCCAGCTTCAAGGCGCTGGCCAAGGGGTCGATGCGGCACCGGGCCCTGGAGGGCGCGCTCCTGGTGCTGCACTTCGTCTGGTTCTTCGGCCTCATCTTCACCGTGCTGCCGTTCGGGAAGGCCCTGGCGTTCGCGTTGGTGCACCAGGCGGTCTTCGGCGTCTACCTCGGCTGCACGTTCGCCCCCAACCACAAGGGCATGCCCATCCTCACCAAGGAGGACGAGCTCGACTTCCTGCGCAAGCAGGTGCTCACCTCACGCAACGTGCGCGGTGGCTGGATCGTGGACGTGGCCCTCGGCGGGCTCAACTACCAGATCGAGCACCACCTGTTCCCGAACATGCCCACCCCCAACCTGCGCAAGGCGAAGCCGATCGTCATGGCGCACTGCGCCGAACTGGGGGTGGCGTACCTGGAGTCGGGGCTCGTCAGCTCCTACGGCCAGGCACTCCGCCACCTCCACGAGGTCGGCAGGCCGCTACGAGAGGCGGGAGCGTAG
- a CDS encoding sensor histidine kinase has protein sequence MRRSGLTVDSDIDVGEPPVEVDLAAARIIQEALTNVSRHSAAGRARLSVAEISGKMVITVEDDGPSVVFPGGSGYGVQGMKERAMALGGTLEAGPRPEGGYRVVAELPL, from the coding sequence GTGCGCAGGAGCGGCCTCACCGTCGACAGCGACATCGACGTCGGGGAGCCGCCCGTCGAGGTCGACCTCGCGGCGGCCAGGATCATCCAGGAGGCGCTGACGAACGTCTCGCGGCACTCCGCGGCGGGCCGGGCACGGCTGTCAGTCGCCGAAATATCCGGAAAGATGGTCATCACGGTGGAAGACGACGGCCCTTCCGTGGTCTTCCCGGGAGGAAGCGGGTACGGCGTGCAAGGAATGAAGGAACGGGCCATGGCGCTGGGCGGCACCCTGGAGGCCGGCCCCCGTCCCGAGGGCGGCTACCGCGTCGTCGCCGAGCTGCCGCTGTGA
- a CDS encoding response regulator: MIRVLLADDQTLVRAGFRSILSDEDDLEVVGEAANGAEAVAKARELRPDVVLMDIRMPELDGLEASRQIVADPRLTGTRVVILTTFDLDDYVYGALKAGASGFLVKDTEPAELIHAVRVVARGDALIAPSITRRLIAEFAGRVKRPAPGPQMNALTEREREVMELVAQGLSNDEIAARLVLSPATAKTHVSRIMTKLDVRDRAQLVVLAYEAGVITPGWLTP, translated from the coding sequence GTGATCCGCGTCCTGCTGGCCGACGACCAGACGCTGGTGCGGGCCGGGTTCCGCTCGATCCTGTCCGACGAGGACGACCTCGAGGTGGTGGGCGAGGCCGCCAACGGCGCCGAGGCCGTCGCCAAGGCCCGCGAGCTGCGCCCCGACGTGGTGCTGATGGACATCAGGATGCCCGAGCTCGACGGGCTGGAGGCGAGCCGTCAGATCGTCGCCGACCCCCGGCTGACCGGCACGAGGGTCGTCATCCTGACCACCTTCGACCTCGACGACTACGTCTACGGCGCGCTCAAGGCGGGCGCGAGCGGCTTCCTGGTCAAGGACACCGAGCCCGCCGAGCTCATCCACGCCGTCAGGGTCGTGGCGCGCGGCGACGCGCTCATCGCGCCGTCGATCACCCGCCGGCTGATCGCCGAGTTCGCCGGAAGGGTCAAGCGGCCCGCGCCGGGGCCCCAGATGAACGCGCTGACCGAGCGCGAGCGGGAGGTCATGGAGCTGGTCGCGCAGGGCCTGTCGAACGACGAGATCGCGGCCCGGCTCGTGCTCAGCCCCGCGACCGCGAAGACGCACGTCAGCCGCATCATGACCAAGCTCGACGTGCGCGACAGGGCGCAGCTGGTCGTGCTGGCGTACGAGGCCGGTGTCATCACCCCGGGATGGCTTACACCCTAG
- a CDS encoding cytochrome ubiquinol oxidase subunit I, protein METVDLARLQFALTAGAHFLFVALTLGLATLVAVLQTRATLTRSPLHLRMTRFWGQLYIINYAMGIVTGLVMEFQFGMSWSGLTHFAGNVFGAALAIETLVAFFIESTFLGLWIFGWDRLNRWAHLALIWVVTLTAYASAFWILIANGFLQNPVGHRVVDGVLQLTDFGALTANPASLVAFGHILSGAMVVGGFFMAGVSAYHLRRRTHEQEFFRKSLRIGIALALPATLVTATFGGLGFDTMQPTKAAAWSGSADELAQVQADMVARFGPGDYLPPVELVRTAGIVMMLLFVIMFVVAAASFLLMLFRPAVRGLRIWHWLLTAMIPIPFVTMLAGWIFREVGRQPWVVYGLLTTQDAMSHVSPLEMRVSLIAFSAVFGLLIVINYWLLARHAKRGPDAVALGSRPVETPAPALTF, encoded by the coding sequence ATGGAAACCGTAGACCTGGCCCGCCTGCAGTTCGCGCTGACCGCGGGGGCGCACTTCCTCTTCGTCGCGCTGACGCTCGGCCTCGCCACCCTGGTCGCGGTCCTGCAGACCAGGGCGACGCTCACCCGTAGCCCGCTGCACCTGCGGATGACGAGGTTCTGGGGCCAGCTCTACATCATCAACTACGCCATGGGCATCGTGACGGGGCTGGTGATGGAGTTCCAGTTCGGGATGTCCTGGAGCGGCCTGACGCACTTCGCCGGCAACGTGTTCGGCGCGGCACTGGCCATCGAGACGCTGGTGGCCTTCTTCATCGAGTCGACCTTCCTCGGCCTGTGGATCTTCGGCTGGGACCGGCTGAACCGGTGGGCGCACCTGGCGCTGATCTGGGTCGTCACGCTGACCGCCTACGCCAGCGCCTTCTGGATCCTGATCGCCAACGGCTTCCTGCAGAACCCGGTCGGCCACCGGGTCGTGGACGGCGTGCTCCAGCTAACCGACTTCGGCGCGCTGACGGCCAACCCCGCCTCGCTCGTCGCCTTCGGCCACATCCTGAGCGGCGCCATGGTCGTCGGCGGCTTCTTCATGGCCGGGGTGAGCGCCTACCACCTGCGCAGGCGCACCCACGAGCAGGAGTTCTTCCGCAAGTCGCTGCGCATCGGCATCGCCCTCGCGCTGCCGGCCACCCTGGTCACCGCGACCTTCGGCGGCCTCGGCTTCGACACGATGCAGCCGACCAAGGCGGCCGCCTGGTCGGGCAGCGCGGACGAGCTGGCCCAGGTGCAGGCCGACATGGTGGCGCGCTTCGGCCCCGGCGACTACCTGCCGCCCGTCGAGCTGGTGCGCACCGCGGGCATCGTGATGATGCTGCTGTTCGTGATCATGTTCGTCGTCGCCGCCGCCAGCTTCCTGCTGATGCTGTTCCGGCCCGCGGTGCGTGGCCTGCGGATCTGGCACTGGCTGCTGACGGCGATGATCCCGATCCCTTTCGTCACCATGCTGGCGGGCTGGATCTTCCGCGAGGTCGGCCGCCAGCCCTGGGTCGTGTACGGCCTGCTGACCACGCAGGACGCGATGTCCCACGTCAGCCCGCTGGAGATGCGCGTCTCGCTGATCGCCTTCAGCGCGGTCTTCGGACTGCTCATCGTCATCAACTACTGGCTGCTGGCCAGGCACGCCAAGCGCGGGCCCGACGCCGTGGCCCTGGGCAGCCGCCCTGTCGAGACCCCCGCCCCCGCTCTGACGTTCTGA
- a CDS encoding cytochrome d ubiquinol oxidase subunit II, which translates to MEIFILGFFALGYLILGGADIGVGMLLPYLGRTAAERRTVIAAFAPFFLGNEVWLVATAGVLAGLFPLLEGELLSGNYLAIVALLVGWIVRDMGLWLRGRMPGARWQACWDGAIVGGSWTLALAWGVIFTQILPVPIVAAGVVALLFAMHGLAFAGLRLTGELRERAVRLTGGSGEGRTYALTAVALTGLGVLAGAELDLAHSAADAGTLGLLVPVMLALIPFLVAAQAWVWWTFRARVTGPSYL; encoded by the coding sequence GTGGAGATCTTCATCCTGGGCTTCTTCGCGCTCGGCTACCTCATCCTCGGCGGGGCCGACATCGGGGTGGGCATGCTGCTGCCGTACCTCGGAAGGACGGCCGCCGAGCGCAGAACCGTCATCGCCGCCTTCGCCCCCTTCTTCCTCGGCAACGAGGTGTGGCTGGTCGCCACCGCCGGGGTGCTGGCGGGGCTGTTCCCGCTGCTGGAGGGCGAGCTGCTGAGCGGCAACTACCTGGCGATCGTGGCGCTGCTGGTCGGCTGGATCGTCCGGGACATGGGGCTGTGGCTGCGCGGCCGGATGCCGGGGGCGCGCTGGCAGGCCTGCTGGGACGGGGCGATCGTCGGCGGCTCGTGGACGCTGGCGCTGGCCTGGGGGGTGATCTTCACCCAGATCCTGCCGGTGCCGATCGTGGCGGCGGGCGTGGTCGCGCTGCTGTTCGCGATGCACGGGCTGGCGTTCGCGGGGCTGCGGCTCACCGGAGAGCTGCGGGAGCGGGCCGTACGGCTGACCGGCGGGTCGGGCGAGGGACGCACGTACGCGCTGACGGCGGTGGCGCTGACCGGGCTCGGCGTGCTGGCGGGGGCGGAGCTGGACCTCGCGCACTCGGCGGCCGACGCGGGCACGCTGGGGCTTCTCGTGCCGGTGATGCTGGCGCTGATCCCGTTCCTGGTGGCGGCACAGGCATGGGTCTGGTGGACCTTCAGAGCCCGCGTAACAGGCCCGTCCTACCTGTAA
- a CDS encoding alpha-amylase family protein, whose protein sequence is MRLTYTSDLWWKNAVIYCLDVETYKDGDGDGVGDFRGLTQQIDYLHSLGITCLWLMPFFPTPNRDDGYDITDFYSVDARLGTLGDFVEFMRTAKDRGIRVIADLVVNHTSDQHPWFKESRSSRESPYRDWYVWTDNPEPDDPSQIVFPDKEDSIWQFDKNTGQYYLHSFYRHQPDLNVANPAVRDEIARVLGFWMELGLSGFRVDAVPFLIENVGDKLPDPHAFLADLRAFMSRREGGSILLGEVNMQYKDLVSYFGDGNGDQLTMCFDFIAMQRTWLALARNEAEPINQALGDRPRPPKDCQWATFLRNHDELTLDKLSEEERQEVFDTFGPEKNMQIYGRGLRRRLPSMFGGDLRRIKMAYSLLFSMPGTPVIFYGEEIGMGDDLDAEGRMAVRTPMQWSPGGGFSDAKPVRDIPEGTFAPDRVNVSDQKRDPDSLLRWFQLLIERYRECPELAWGDNTVLDTGHPSVFAHRCDADSATVVAVHNLCDTATEIELALEGLDGCVLTDLLADETMEVAGGHVRLPMSPHGCRWLRAAPREDMPPEDASIIAH, encoded by the coding sequence ATGCGGCTCACGTACACAAGCGATCTTTGGTGGAAGAACGCGGTCATCTACTGTCTCGACGTCGAGACCTACAAGGACGGCGACGGCGACGGTGTGGGCGACTTCCGCGGCCTCACCCAGCAGATCGACTATCTGCACAGCCTCGGCATCACGTGTCTGTGGCTCATGCCCTTCTTCCCGACCCCCAACAGGGACGACGGCTACGACATCACCGACTTCTACAGCGTCGACGCCCGGCTCGGCACGCTCGGCGACTTCGTCGAGTTCATGCGCACCGCGAAGGACAGGGGGATCAGGGTGATCGCCGACCTGGTGGTCAACCACACCTCCGACCAGCATCCGTGGTTCAAGGAGTCGCGGTCGAGCAGGGAGTCGCCGTACCGCGACTGGTACGTGTGGACCGACAACCCCGAACCTGACGACCCCAGCCAGATCGTCTTCCCCGACAAGGAGGACTCGATCTGGCAGTTCGACAAGAATACGGGGCAGTACTACCTGCACAGCTTCTACCGCCACCAGCCCGATCTCAACGTCGCCAACCCCGCGGTCCGCGACGAGATCGCCCGCGTGCTGGGCTTCTGGATGGAGCTCGGGCTCTCGGGGTTCAGGGTGGACGCGGTGCCGTTCCTCATCGAGAACGTGGGCGACAAGCTGCCCGACCCGCACGCCTTCCTCGCCGACCTGCGCGCCTTCATGTCCAGGCGTGAAGGCGGCTCGATCCTGCTCGGCGAGGTCAACATGCAGTACAAGGACCTCGTCTCCTACTTCGGCGACGGCAACGGCGACCAGCTCACGATGTGCTTCGACTTCATCGCCATGCAGCGCACCTGGCTGGCCCTGGCCAGGAACGAGGCCGAGCCGATCAACCAGGCGCTGGGCGACCGTCCCAGGCCGCCCAAGGACTGCCAGTGGGCCACCTTCCTCCGCAACCACGACGAGCTGACCCTCGACAAGCTCAGCGAGGAGGAGCGGCAGGAGGTCTTCGACACCTTCGGCCCCGAGAAGAACATGCAGATCTACGGCAGGGGCCTGCGCCGCAGGCTGCCCTCGATGTTCGGCGGCGACCTGCGTCGCATCAAGATGGCCTACAGCCTGCTGTTCTCCATGCCGGGCACGCCGGTGATCTTCTACGGCGAGGAGATCGGGATGGGGGACGACCTCGACGCGGAGGGACGCATGGCGGTCAGGACGCCGATGCAGTGGTCACCGGGCGGCGGCTTCAGCGACGCCAAGCCGGTGCGGGACATCCCCGAGGGGACGTTCGCGCCCGACCGGGTCAACGTCAGTGACCAGAAGCGCGACCCCGACTCGCTGCTGCGCTGGTTCCAGCTGCTGATCGAGCGCTACAGGGAGTGCCCCGAGCTGGCGTGGGGCGACAACACCGTGCTGGACACCGGCCACCCCTCCGTCTTCGCGCACCGCTGCGACGCCGACAGCGCGACCGTGGTGGCCGTCCACAACCTGTGTGACACCGCGACGGAGATCGAGCTGGCGCTGGAGGGCCTGGACGGCTGCGTGCTCACCGACCTGCTGGCCGACGAGACGATGGAGGTCGCCGGGGGCCACGTGCGGCTGCCGATGTCGCCGCACGGCTGCCGCTGGCTGCGCGCGGCACCGCGCGAGGACATGCCGCCGGAGGACGCCTCGATCATCGCTCACTAG